The proteins below are encoded in one region of Spirochaeta isovalerica:
- a CDS encoding fibronectin type III domain-containing protein — protein MRTLSLKAALLSLTALLLTLSCSPMLMLDLNQKGEMDIRLDAETMRSALPGLDSELSYYIIEATHTEGDFLELVSLSTSVHLTELRPGEWTLRVLACNSDDEVLAEGTGTLLVEPGGNSSLTIVLYDVTGSGTLGLSLVWNDDLMAEPRLLLDMTTLDGVPVPVSYNVETGMATGETTGLSAGFYKLAVTLLDGESVVAGTVEIVLIRNETVTSVDLDLSQINKKGTEIKLAATDFTISWDSDDLSVDLYRIYYREHGSFNWVLLGSTDSGADLEYSIGNSMLAYGIYDFAVSSVSGAEESELHSSMDDTAVPATGWYINWESP, from the coding sequence ATGAGAACTTTATCATTAAAAGCGGCGCTTTTATCACTGACAGCCCTTCTATTGACTCTCTCATGCTCGCCCATGCTGATGCTCGATTTGAATCAAAAGGGAGAGATGGATATAAGACTGGACGCGGAAACCATGCGGTCCGCCCTGCCCGGTCTCGATAGCGAACTGTCGTACTACATAATAGAAGCCACACATACGGAGGGAGATTTTCTCGAACTGGTATCCCTTTCGACATCGGTCCATTTAACAGAGCTTCGTCCGGGAGAATGGACGCTCCGGGTCCTGGCCTGCAACAGCGATGATGAAGTTCTGGCCGAAGGTACCGGAACCCTGTTAGTGGAACCGGGAGGGAACTCTTCGCTGACCATTGTTCTCTACGACGTAACAGGCAGCGGTACCCTGGGCTTATCCCTGGTGTGGAATGACGACCTGATGGCAGAGCCCCGGCTTCTTCTGGATATGACGACTCTGGACGGCGTACCCGTACCTGTCAGTTACAATGTGGAAACAGGAATGGCGACTGGAGAGACAACCGGCCTGAGCGCCGGTTTCTACAAACTCGCGGTCACTCTTCTCGACGGAGAATCAGTTGTGGCGGGCACAGTGGAAATTGTACTGATCCGGAATGAAACGGTGACTTCCGTAGATCTTGATCTATCGCAGATCAATAAAAAAGGGACAGAAATAAAACTGGCTGCAACGGATTTTACCATTTCCTGGGACAGCGATGACCTGTCGGTCGACCTGTACCGGATTTATTACAGAGAACACGGAAGTTTCAACTGGGTTCTGCTTGGCTCCACAGATTCAGGCGCAGACCTGGAATACTCCATAGGAAATAGCATGCTGGCCTACGGAATCTATGATTTCGCCGTTAGCTCGGTGTCGGGAGCAGAGGAGTCGGAATTGCACAGCTCCATGGATGATACAGCTGTTCCCGCAACGGGATGGTACATAAACTGGGAATCGCCCTGA
- a CDS encoding fused response regulator/phosphatase: protein MLEKIKILIIDDTLPNRVYLSKLLTSEGFETLQAQNGAEGRKTAEKELPDLIILDMMMPGETGLETCRKLKDNSKTYSIPVIFLTADYSKESTVEGLKCGGVDYITKPFHDEEVIARIRNHIQLKAVQNELMAKYSQDLKSISDAQKSILIDPESIPDALFHVYHKPLREAGGDYYDVVKLTENHYIYICADVSGHDIASIVTSSALKTAIRQYTSVIYTPKQIIGQINQLLNKVIDDDLFVSLILLYVNRDTGRASLINAGHPFPLIQHGDGSIELIRERGHMLGTMENPVIKVHETRLKEGDRIFMFTDGLVDELRAPDGYDQIIKALRESEGKSVREQIEILSESISPAADNNDDILIMGVQI, encoded by the coding sequence ATGCTGGAAAAAATAAAAATACTGATTATCGATGACACTCTTCCCAACCGTGTCTATCTATCAAAGCTATTAACTTCAGAGGGCTTTGAAACTCTGCAAGCTCAAAACGGTGCGGAAGGTCGGAAAACGGCAGAAAAAGAACTGCCCGATTTAATCATTCTGGATATGATGATGCCCGGAGAGACCGGATTGGAAACCTGCCGGAAACTGAAGGATAACAGTAAAACCTATTCTATTCCTGTCATCTTCCTGACGGCGGATTATTCGAAAGAATCCACCGTAGAGGGATTGAAATGCGGAGGCGTTGACTACATTACAAAACCTTTCCATGATGAAGAAGTCATCGCCCGTATCAGAAATCATATCCAGCTGAAAGCTGTGCAGAACGAACTGATGGCTAAATACAGCCAGGACCTGAAAAGCATTTCCGACGCCCAGAAATCGATACTGATTGACCCGGAATCAATTCCGGACGCTCTTTTCCACGTCTACCACAAACCGCTGAGGGAAGCGGGCGGAGATTATTACGATGTGGTGAAGCTGACGGAAAATCACTACATTTACATATGCGCCGATGTTTCAGGTCATGATATAGCATCAATCGTAACGAGTTCGGCTCTGAAAACGGCGATCCGCCAGTACACATCGGTGATCTATACGCCCAAACAGATAATCGGTCAGATCAATCAGCTTCTCAATAAAGTGATAGATGACGATCTTTTTGTCTCTTTAATCCTCCTTTATGTGAACAGGGATACAGGAAGAGCCAGCTTAATCAATGCCGGTCATCCCTTTCCGCTTATCCAACATGGCGATGGCTCGATTGAACTGATACGGGAGCGGGGCCATATGCTGGGTACGATGGAAAACCCTGTTATCAAAGTTCACGAAACCAGATTGAAAGAAGGCGACAGGATTTTCATGTTTACCGATGGTCTTGTTGATGAATTGCGTGCACCGGACGGCTATGATCAGATAATAAAAGCCCTGAGGGAATCCGAAGGAAAATCTGTGAGAGAACAGATTGAGATCCTCTCGGAATCGATCAGTCCGGCAGCTGACAATAACGACGATATTCTGATAATGGGCGTTCAGATATAA
- a CDS encoding sigma 54-interacting transcriptional regulator: MASLLIIDRDEKVRKRTLHFFTGSGHNIIGVPDFPSAQEILRTKSLDVIISECDMAGGNILQLIREVEAGTYHTMIIVSSPIEEVSAVVQAIKEGASDFVRKPFNQGELYVKVEKALEIRRLHLEAQNLRGQQHLIYKTREVIGDSPPFREVLKIVEKVAKSDSTIMLRGETGTGKELIAGLVHYNSLRTDKAFIRVNCAALPDELLESELFGHEKGAFTGADKVRIGRFEQADGGTIFLDEIADMSLKTQAKVLRVLQEQTFERLGSSRTIEVNVRVISATNKNLEEEIGLGTFREDLLYRLNVIRIDLPPLRERQADILMLAHFFMLRYSKKINRKIYRMCRSAEDKLLGYKWPGNIRELENVMERAVLMADDEITCEDIYLPTDRNLNPSSPALSPEGVNLSLEEMEKQLILKALEQSGWVQKKAAELLKISSRSLNYKISKYAIAHSGWQKNR; encoded by the coding sequence GTGGCAAGCTTACTTATAATTGACAGGGACGAAAAAGTCCGGAAAAGAACACTTCATTTCTTTACGGGAAGCGGACATAACATTATCGGCGTTCCCGACTTCCCTTCCGCTCAGGAAATTCTCAGAACAAAGTCGCTCGATGTCATAATCAGCGAATGCGACATGGCGGGTGGAAACATTCTCCAGCTCATCCGCGAAGTCGAAGCGGGAACCTACCACACCATGATCATTGTCTCCTCGCCCATTGAGGAAGTTTCAGCGGTCGTTCAGGCCATAAAGGAAGGAGCGTCGGATTTTGTCCGAAAACCTTTCAACCAGGGCGAACTCTATGTAAAAGTGGAAAAAGCTCTTGAAATCAGACGCCTTCATCTGGAAGCGCAGAACCTCAGGGGACAACAGCATCTGATTTATAAAACCAGAGAAGTCATAGGCGACAGTCCTCCTTTCCGGGAGGTTCTGAAAATTGTGGAAAAAGTAGCCAAAAGCGACTCGACGATCATGCTTAGAGGCGAAACGGGCACGGGAAAGGAACTGATTGCCGGACTGGTGCACTACAATAGTCTCAGAACCGATAAAGCCTTTATCCGGGTCAATTGCGCAGCCCTTCCCGACGAACTCCTGGAAAGCGAACTCTTCGGCCACGAAAAAGGCGCGTTCACAGGTGCCGATAAGGTGAGGATCGGTCGGTTCGAACAGGCCGACGGAGGAACCATATTTCTCGACGAAATCGCCGATATGAGCCTGAAGACACAGGCGAAAGTGCTGAGAGTCTTACAGGAACAGACTTTTGAGCGGTTGGGCAGCAGCCGGACCATTGAGGTCAATGTCCGGGTCATTTCGGCGACGAACAAAAATCTGGAAGAGGAAATCGGCCTCGGGACCTTCCGCGAAGACCTGCTCTACCGGCTCAATGTCATCCGCATCGACCTTCCTCCCCTCCGGGAGCGTCAGGCCGATATTCTGATGCTGGCCCATTTTTTCATGCTCCGCTATTCCAAAAAAATCAACCGGAAGATTTACAGGATGTGCCGGTCCGCCGAAGATAAACTGCTCGGATACAAGTGGCCGGGAAATATCCGTGAACTGGAAAATGTTATGGAGAGAGCTGTGCTGATGGCGGATGATGAAATAACCTGCGAAGACATTTATCTGCCAACGGACCGGAACCTCAATCCATCTTCCCCGGCGCTTTCCCCTGAGGGAGTGAACCTTTCGCTGGAAGAGATGGAAAAGCAGTTGATCCTGAAGGCTCTGGAACAGAGCGGATGGGTTCAGAAAAAAGCGGCGGAGCTTCTGAAAATTTCCAGCCGCTCCCTGAATTATAAAATATCAAAATACGCCATAGCCCATTCGGGCTGGCAGAAAAACCGCTGA